A region from the Kineothrix sp. IPX-CK genome encodes:
- a CDS encoding DNA glycosylase AlkZ-like family protein, which translates to MNREVIISMEEARNFLVNYHNLNQARNLKGIEGVMECFRQMKSIQYDPLNVVGRNADLVLQARVSGYEPGMLYELLYQRYELIDGFDKEMCIYEADDFNKFRRIRAACGETAKERLACREQFDALNVLDDVREHVKRYGLTSSKDISIGESRASRWGHKKLSSAALDYLYCTGELSVKEKRGTHKYYDFTENVVPKEILAQEDSKSDRQFLEWYIKRRIQSVGLLWNKSGGAWQGHFISNIKLREEILAHLVHIGEVQMVLIEGIESPFYMISKDERFFDVNLEKKHVKFLAPLDNMLWDREMINRLFDFNYRWEVYTPIDKRKYGYYVLPVLYGNQLIARFEPEKPKKNEPFSIKNWWCEKNITITDELLEQIQHSIEDFARYLSVQCLDTYEDIILKQEEE; encoded by the coding sequence ATGAACAGAGAAGTAATAATTTCAATGGAAGAAGCAAGGAATTTTTTGGTAAATTACCATAATTTGAATCAGGCAAGGAATCTAAAAGGAATAGAGGGGGTGATGGAGTGTTTTCGCCAAATGAAAAGTATACAATACGATCCGTTGAATGTTGTCGGTCGAAATGCAGATTTGGTCCTGCAGGCCAGAGTAAGCGGATATGAGCCGGGCATGTTATATGAACTGCTTTATCAAAGATATGAATTAATTGATGGGTTTGATAAAGAAATGTGTATTTATGAAGCTGATGATTTCAATAAATTCAGAAGGATAAGAGCTGCCTGCGGAGAGACGGCAAAGGAGAGATTGGCCTGTAGAGAACAGTTTGATGCATTAAATGTGCTGGATGATGTGAGAGAACACGTTAAGAGGTACGGACTCACCAGCAGTAAAGATATATCGATAGGTGAGAGCAGAGCGAGCCGCTGGGGGCATAAAAAGCTTTCCAGTGCTGCCTTGGATTATCTTTACTGTACCGGAGAATTAAGTGTTAAGGAAAAAAGAGGGACTCATAAATATTATGATTTTACGGAAAATGTAGTGCCAAAGGAGATACTGGCACAAGAGGATTCCAAAAGCGACAGACAATTTTTGGAATGGTATATCAAACGAAGGATACAAAGTGTAGGTTTGTTATGGAATAAAAGCGGGGGTGCATGGCAGGGACATTTTATATCAAATATAAAGTTGAGAGAGGAAATTCTGGCTCATTTGGTTCATATAGGTGAAGTGCAAATGGTTCTGATTGAAGGGATTGAATCACCATTTTATATGATTAGCAAAGATGAAAGATTTTTTGATGTTAACTTGGAAAAGAAACATGTAAAGTTTTTGGCACCGCTTGATAATATGCTATGGGATCGGGAGATGATAAACAGACTGTTTGATTTCAATTATCGATGGGAGGTCTATACTCCAATAGATAAGCGCAAATACGGATATTATGTTCTTCCTGTTCTATATGGAAATCAATTGATCGCGAGGTTTGAACCGGAAAAGCCCAAGAAAAATGAGCCGTTTTCCATCAAAAACTGGTGGTGTGAAAAAAATATAACTATTACGGATGAATTGTTAGAGCAGATACAACATTCAATTGAGGATTTCGCAAGGTATCTGTCCGTACAGTGTCTGGACACATATGAAGATATTATTTTAAAGCAGGAAGAAGAGT